The Leptospira brenneri genome includes a window with the following:
- a CDS encoding SDR family NAD(P)-dependent oxidoreductase encodes MKLASKKIVLSSGSSPLGKELLPLLLSEGALVVVGDSNPEEIPNHPNLQKYKIDTSKPDQMERLIESAIETLDKIDVFILNSEQLTYAEDEIEDWSKLKILFHSNTLAPIYTVQKLTNLISVGLHIIVVSSDLTKIPTPGFGLYGSTKSALDYFWDSFRGQIGREFRFSRIIALEPKLSDPTRLANRVFRSILRPKKRRYEHFYQLGNRFLLKFLPFLRFFRTLAYAFRLKQEKKKKISDPNLLPSTEN; translated from the coding sequence ATGAAACTTGCATCCAAAAAGATTGTGCTCAGTTCAGGTTCTTCTCCCTTAGGAAAAGAACTTTTGCCGTTGCTTCTTTCTGAAGGTGCACTTGTCGTAGTTGGTGATTCAAATCCAGAGGAAATTCCAAACCATCCCAATCTCCAAAAATACAAAATCGATACATCCAAACCTGATCAAATGGAACGTTTGATTGAATCAGCAATTGAAACCTTAGATAAAATCGATGTTTTTATTTTAAATTCCGAACAACTTACCTACGCGGAAGATGAAATAGAAGATTGGAGTAAATTAAAAATTCTTTTCCATTCCAATACACTCGCACCTATTTATACGGTACAAAAATTAACAAATTTAATTTCAGTGGGCCTGCATATAATCGTTGTTAGCTCTGATTTAACGAAAATTCCCACTCCTGGTTTTGGATTGTATGGGTCTACGAAATCTGCTTTGGATTATTTTTGGGATTCCTTTCGTGGGCAAATCGGCAGAGAATTTCGATTCTCCCGAATCATCGCACTTGAACCAAAACTTTCAGATCCAACGAGACTTGCGAATCGAGTATTCCGGTCGATCCTTCGCCCCAAAAAAAGGAGATATGAACATTTTTACCAGTTGGGAAACCGATTTTTGTTAAAATTTTTACCTTTTTTACGTTTTTTCCGGACCCTGGCCTATGCTTTTCGCCTAAAACAAGAGAAAAAAAAGAAAATTTCCGACCCAAATCTCCTGCCTTCCACCGAAAATTAG
- the dnaK gene encoding molecular chaperone DnaK — MSKEKIIGIDLGTTNSCVAVMEGGDPVVIQNSEGARTTPSIVAFTAKGETIVGQFAKNQAITNAVNTIRSAKRFIGRRFNEAGDESKMVSYKVIRAGNDGVKFETVSGEFTPQEIAARVLQKMKKTAEDFLGHEVKKAVVTVPAYFNDEQRQATKDAGRIAGLEVERIINEPTAAALAYGFDKKKTSAKIAVYDLGGGTFDVSILELGDGVFEVKSTNGDTHLGGDDFDNVVMQWMIDEFKKQTGIDISGDKNTVQRLKEAAEKAKIELSGTSSTQINLPFITADASGPKHLDMTLTKAKFDEITRSLVERTRIPCINALKDAGLSASEIDEVILVGGSIRIPAVQALVKEIFGKEPNKSVNPDEVVAVGAAIQGGVLAGDVTDVLLLDVTPLSLGIETLGGVMTKLIERNTTIPTRKSQVFSTAADSQTTVSVHVLQGEREMASANRTLGRFDLVGIPSAPRGVPQIEVTFDIDANGIVHVSAKDLGTGKEQKIRIESSSGLSEEEIKKMVKDAEAHAEEDKKLREAADTKNELEAIVYQLEKTIGESADKLDESEKQRAQDEIKRGREAMESGDVERMKASRDSIQEVAMQIGQKIYSQAGPEAGAPGADQAGAAGQQGASESSAGGEKVVDADYTVVDEDKK, encoded by the coding sequence ATGTCTAAAGAAAAAATTATCGGTATCGATTTAGGAACCACTAACTCTTGTGTGGCGGTTATGGAAGGTGGAGACCCTGTTGTCATTCAAAACTCAGAAGGGGCAAGAACCACTCCTTCGATTGTTGCCTTTACCGCAAAGGGTGAAACCATTGTAGGTCAGTTCGCAAAGAACCAGGCAATTACGAATGCAGTGAATACAATCCGTTCTGCGAAACGTTTTATCGGTCGTCGTTTTAACGAGGCTGGTGACGAATCCAAGATGGTATCTTACAAAGTGATCCGTGCTGGAAATGACGGAGTCAAATTTGAAACCGTTTCTGGTGAATTCACTCCACAAGAGATTGCGGCTCGTGTTCTTCAAAAAATGAAAAAAACGGCAGAAGACTTTCTTGGCCATGAAGTGAAAAAAGCTGTGGTAACTGTTCCTGCATATTTTAACGACGAACAAAGACAAGCAACAAAAGACGCAGGTCGTATTGCTGGTCTTGAAGTAGAACGTATCATCAACGAACCAACGGCTGCAGCTCTTGCTTATGGTTTTGATAAGAAAAAAACCAGTGCAAAAATCGCCGTATACGACTTAGGTGGTGGAACATTTGACGTTTCTATTCTTGAGCTTGGTGACGGTGTATTCGAAGTAAAATCCACAAATGGGGACACTCATCTTGGTGGTGACGACTTTGATAACGTGGTCATGCAGTGGATGATTGATGAGTTCAAAAAACAAACGGGAATTGATATTTCTGGAGATAAAAACACAGTACAACGATTGAAAGAAGCTGCTGAAAAAGCTAAAATCGAGTTGTCTGGAACTTCTTCTACTCAAATCAATCTTCCGTTCATCACAGCGGATGCATCAGGTCCAAAACATTTGGATATGACACTCACCAAAGCAAAGTTTGATGAGATTACAAGATCTCTTGTAGAAAGAACTCGTATTCCATGTATCAACGCATTAAAAGATGCAGGATTAAGTGCTAGCGAAATCGATGAAGTCATCCTTGTGGGTGGATCCATTCGTATCCCTGCGGTGCAAGCTCTTGTAAAAGAAATTTTTGGTAAAGAACCAAACAAATCTGTAAACCCAGACGAAGTAGTAGCCGTTGGTGCTGCGATCCAAGGGGGAGTTCTTGCAGGTGATGTTACGGATGTATTGTTACTCGATGTAACTCCGCTTTCTCTTGGTATCGAAACTTTGGGTGGTGTGATGACAAAACTCATCGAAAGAAATACAACCATTCCTACAAGAAAGTCACAAGTGTTCTCTACGGCTGCGGATAGCCAAACTACGGTTTCCGTTCATGTATTACAAGGGGAACGTGAGATGGCAAGTGCCAATAGAACACTCGGTCGTTTTGACTTAGTGGGAATTCCATCAGCACCGAGAGGAGTACCTCAAATCGAAGTGACATTTGATATTGATGCAAACGGTATTGTCCATGTTTCCGCAAAAGATTTGGGAACAGGAAAAGAACAAAAGATTCGTATTGAATCTTCTTCTGGACTCTCTGAAGAAGAAATCAAAAAGATGGTGAAGGATGCAGAAGCTCACGCAGAAGAAGATAAAAAACTTCGTGAAGCGGCTGATACTAAAAACGAATTGGAAGCAATTGTTTACCAATTAGAAAAAACCATCGGTGAATCTGCTGACAAACTCGACGAATCAGAAAAACAAAGAGCTCAGGACGAAATCAAACGCGGCCGTGAAGCAATGGAATCTGGTGACGTTGAACGTATGAAAGCTTCTCGTGATTCGATCCAAGAAGTCGCAATGCAAATTGGACAAAAGATTTATTCACAAGCTGGCCCTGAAGCCGGAGCTCCGGGTGCAGACCAAGCAGGCGCTGCTGGTCAACAAGGGGCAAGTGAATCTTCTGCCGGTGGCGAAAAGGTCGTCGATGCGGATTACACCGTAGTTGATGAAGATAAAAAATAA
- a CDS encoding Gfo/Idh/MocA family protein — MDKKVRLGVIGTGHMGQYHVNVAKQLSDAELIGIFDANGERAAQIAEKHKTKAFPTVEELLKEIDAIVIAAPTFLHHKIAKQALTEKKHVLVEKPISQTVEEAKELVALAKQNNLILQVGHVERFNGAVLELGKIAEHPLLIESRRIAPYNSRITDVGVVLDMMIHDIDIVLNLVKSEVTNVKAVGSSIVSNHEDVASVVLTFANGCVASLNASRASQAKIRTLNISQKDSYVFLDFTNQEIELHRQASSTTQLGSGEIKYRQESIVEKIFVHKDNPLKQEHEHFVKCIKGESEPMVKGDSDINTLEVAYKILEEIHGKK, encoded by the coding sequence ATGGATAAAAAAGTCCGACTCGGAGTCATTGGTACTGGCCATATGGGCCAATACCACGTAAACGTTGCCAAACAGCTTTCTGATGCTGAACTCATCGGGATATTTGACGCTAACGGAGAACGTGCAGCGCAAATAGCAGAGAAACACAAAACAAAAGCCTTTCCAACGGTAGAAGAATTGTTAAAGGAAATTGATGCTATCGTCATCGCGGCACCAACTTTTCTTCATCACAAAATCGCAAAACAAGCGTTAACTGAAAAGAAACATGTTTTAGTAGAAAAACCAATTTCACAAACTGTGGAAGAAGCAAAAGAATTAGTTGCTTTGGCTAAACAAAACAATTTAATTTTGCAAGTTGGACACGTAGAAAGGTTCAATGGAGCCGTTTTAGAACTTGGAAAAATTGCAGAACATCCTCTTCTCATCGAATCCAGAAGGATTGCACCTTATAACAGCAGAATCACTGATGTTGGTGTAGTTTTGGATATGATGATCCATGATATTGACATTGTTTTGAACTTAGTGAAATCCGAAGTTACGAATGTAAAAGCAGTGGGATCTTCGATTGTCTCCAATCATGAAGATGTGGCGAGTGTGGTTCTTACTTTTGCAAATGGATGTGTTGCTTCCCTCAATGCATCTCGTGCTTCCCAAGCAAAAATTAGAACACTCAATATTTCTCAAAAAGATTCTTATGTATTTTTAGATTTTACCAACCAAGAAATTGAACTACATAGACAAGCAAGTTCAACAACACAACTTGGAAGTGGAGAAATCAAATATAGACAAGAATCCATTGTGGAGAAAATCTTTGTTCACAAAGATAACCCACTCAAACAGGAACATGAGCACTTTGTAAAATGTATTAAAGGAGAATCAGAACCTATGGTTAAGGGTGATTCTGACATTAACACATTGGAAGTTGCTTACAAAATCTTAGAAGAAATTCACGGCAAAAAATAA
- the grpE gene encoding nucleotide exchange factor GrpE, with amino-acid sequence MAEETNGSVDEQNVQVEEGQTITDEAIEQAVEGAEKELDNAKKEIETLKDSWLRERAEFQNYKRRTANDLLNARKESIKKFAEGLTGALDNLERVSNVPNQTPEVVAFVEGIKMVQKEFYSVLEKEGIKRLDPKGMPFDPMLMEAIASEESAEFTEETVVETYQAGYYHEEGENKQSIRPARVKVGKPQS; translated from the coding sequence ATGGCAGAAGAAACAAACGGGTCCGTAGACGAACAAAACGTGCAAGTCGAAGAAGGGCAAACCATTACGGATGAAGCCATTGAACAAGCAGTAGAAGGTGCCGAGAAAGAACTCGATAATGCCAAAAAGGAAATCGAAACTTTAAAAGATTCTTGGCTTCGTGAACGTGCTGAGTTTCAGAACTACAAACGCAGAACTGCAAATGACTTGTTAAATGCAAGAAAAGAATCCATCAAGAAGTTCGCAGAAGGACTCACTGGTGCTTTGGACAATTTAGAACGAGTTTCTAATGTTCCGAACCAAACTCCGGAAGTGGTAGCTTTCGTTGAAGGAATCAAGATGGTTCAAAAGGAATTTTATTCCGTATTGGAAAAAGAAGGAATCAAACGTTTGGATCCGAAAGGAATGCCGTTTGATCCTATGCTGATGGAAGCAATTGCTTCTGAGGAAAGTGCAGAGTTTACAGAAGAGACTGTTGTGGAAACTTACCAAGCTGGTTATTACCATGAAGAAGGTGAAAACAAACAATCGATTCGTCCTGCACGTGTGAAAGTGGGAAAACCACAAAGTTAA
- a CDS encoding alpha-E domain-containing protein, producing the protein MLSRVAESVFWMNRYIERAENYSRFIDVNHQLSLDLNEEVPNQWLPLVHTTGDIELFEKRYSSPSPVNVIRFMTFDEENPNSIFQCLSRARENARTIRENISTSMWEVLNEFYLFVKDYRKVYMESSALHGDTLSMGLSDFLSTVRKSCQSFYGCSDATISHDEVWNFSLLGRFLERADKTTRILDMKYFILLPSVQDVGSTLDLLQWLSLLKSASAHEMYNQKYKRVDPTDIAEFLILNETFPRSIFFCIQEMQEALEKISGIKEGLPRNLAQDATTVYLNRLRSENIKSIFDKGLHEYLDDIQIELNHIGSKIVERFFTN; encoded by the coding sequence ATGTTAAGCCGAGTTGCCGAATCAGTTTTTTGGATGAATCGATACATCGAGAGGGCGGAAAATTACTCTCGGTTCATTGATGTCAACCATCAGTTATCATTGGATTTAAATGAAGAGGTTCCTAACCAGTGGTTACCACTGGTTCATACTACGGGTGATATAGAGTTATTTGAGAAACGATACTCTAGTCCGAGTCCGGTGAATGTCATACGGTTTATGACCTTTGATGAAGAGAATCCGAATTCAATATTTCAATGTTTATCTAGAGCGCGTGAAAATGCCCGAACCATTCGTGAAAATATTTCTACTTCTATGTGGGAAGTCTTAAACGAGTTTTATCTCTTTGTGAAAGACTATCGCAAAGTATATATGGAAAGTTCAGCATTACACGGAGATACTCTTTCAATGGGGCTCTCTGACTTTCTCAGTACAGTTCGAAAAAGTTGCCAAAGTTTTTATGGATGTTCTGATGCCACTATATCTCATGATGAGGTTTGGAACTTTTCTTTGCTTGGGAGATTTTTAGAACGAGCAGATAAAACCACGAGAATTCTAGATATGAAGTACTTCATATTACTTCCTTCAGTCCAGGATGTCGGTTCTACTTTGGATTTATTACAATGGTTATCACTGTTGAAATCTGCTTCTGCACATGAGATGTACAATCAAAAATACAAACGAGTCGATCCAACTGATATTGCTGAGTTTCTAATTTTAAACGAAACTTTTCCAAGGTCTATTTTCTTTTGTATCCAAGAGATGCAAGAGGCGTTGGAGAAAATATCTGGCATCAAGGAAGGTTTACCAAGAAATCTTGCCCAAGACGCCACCACAGTATATTTGAATCGTTTGCGATCCGAAAACATCAAATCCATTTTTGATAAAGGACTACATGAATATCTAGATGATATTCAAATAGAACTCAATCATATAGGTTCCAAAATTGTGGAACGATTTTTTACAAACTAA
- the dnaJ gene encoding molecular chaperone DnaJ produces MSDRGYYEVLGVSKGASDDEIKSAYRKLAIKYHPDKNKGDKEAEEKFKEATEAYEVLRDAQKRAAYDQFGKAGVNAGAGGGYGAGAYTDFSDIFGDFGDIFSEFFGGGGGGGSRGGGRRSGPQRGSDLRYNLEVSLEDAALGKEYKIEIPRLETCVDCSGSGASKGSSPTVCPDCSGTGQVRRTQGFFSVTTTCPRCKGKGKVISNPCKTCKGEGLTEKRRTIHIKIPAGVESGSRLKVSGEGESGPNGGPSGDLYVVTHIKKHPTFERQGNDLIVQKTISLSMACLGGEIEVPSIDGKTINLKIPEGTESGQIFRLKGHGIPYLGSYGKGDQHVIIKVEIPKKLSKKQKELMEEFARESGEKVGSGGKSKLFFR; encoded by the coding sequence ATGAGCGACCGTGGTTACTACGAAGTATTAGGCGTTTCGAAAGGTGCCTCTGATGATGAGATCAAGAGCGCCTATCGTAAGTTAGCCATCAAATATCACCCTGATAAAAATAAGGGTGATAAAGAAGCGGAAGAAAAATTCAAAGAGGCTACCGAAGCCTACGAAGTGTTACGTGATGCACAAAAACGTGCGGCGTACGATCAGTTCGGCAAAGCAGGTGTGAACGCTGGTGCTGGCGGAGGATACGGGGCAGGTGCTTATACAGACTTCTCTGATATCTTTGGAGACTTCGGTGATATCTTCAGTGAATTTTTCGGAGGCGGAGGTGGTGGCGGTAGCCGCGGTGGTGGAAGAAGGTCCGGTCCTCAAAGAGGATCGGATTTACGTTATAATTTAGAAGTTAGTTTAGAAGATGCTGCCCTCGGCAAAGAATACAAAATAGAAATCCCACGACTGGAAACTTGTGTGGATTGTTCTGGTTCTGGTGCCTCTAAAGGATCTTCGCCAACAGTTTGTCCGGATTGTTCGGGAACAGGTCAAGTGCGAAGGACACAGGGTTTCTTTAGTGTCACAACCACTTGCCCACGTTGTAAAGGAAAAGGAAAAGTCATTTCCAATCCTTGTAAAACTTGTAAGGGTGAAGGCCTAACAGAGAAAAGGCGAACCATTCATATTAAAATTCCTGCAGGTGTAGAATCGGGTAGCCGACTCAAAGTTTCCGGTGAAGGTGAGTCTGGTCCAAACGGTGGCCCAAGTGGAGATTTGTATGTGGTGACACATATCAAAAAACACCCAACCTTTGAACGGCAAGGAAACGATTTAATTGTTCAAAAAACCATTTCACTTTCTATGGCTTGCCTTGGTGGTGAGATTGAAGTGCCATCCATTGACGGAAAGACCATTAACTTGAAAATTCCAGAAGGAACGGAAAGTGGACAAATCTTCCGATTGAAAGGACATGGAATTCCATACCTAGGTTCTTATGGAAAAGGGGACCAACACGTAATCATTAAAGTAGAAATTCCTAAGAAACTTTCTAAAAAACAGAAGGAACTTATGGAAGAATTTGCCCGTGAGTCCGGCGAAAAGGTCGGCAGTGGCGGAAAATCTAAGTTGTTTTTCCGCTGA
- a CDS encoding circularly permuted type 2 ATP-grasp protein: MFIADYSAKNIYDEMFSSEGFPRKSYDFVKTKMESLGGIELVKRSTSAERALMSLGITFTLYGDGGEQERIMPFDVIPRIVPSEEWVSMEKGLKQRIQALNLFLRDIYGEGKILKDKIIPRDLIESSSGYLKQCIGLKPPKDIWIHITGTDLVRDGAGAFHVLEDNLRCPSGVSYVLENREVMKRTFPELFEKLNIRQVYDYPYHLRSMLENLTDVVDPVIAVWTPGVFNSAYYEHSFLAQKMGVYLVEGSDLIVENHKVYMKTTKGLRKVDVIYRRIDDTFMDQSSFRPDSLLGVKGIFEAFKRGNVALANAPGTGVADDKVIYSYVPKIIKYYLGEEPIIPNVPTYLCSEESDLKFVLENIHNLVVKAANGAGGYGMIIGPKATKQEQEDFKELIKADPRNYIAQPVLNLSTVPTLIADKIESRHVDLRPFILYGKDIYVMPGGLTRVALRKGSLVVNSSQGGGSKDTWVLG, from the coding sequence ATGTTTATCGCCGACTATAGTGCCAAAAATATATATGATGAGATGTTTTCCAGCGAAGGTTTTCCTCGCAAAAGTTACGACTTCGTAAAAACAAAAATGGAGAGTTTGGGTGGGATCGAACTCGTAAAACGTAGTACTTCAGCAGAAAGGGCTCTCATGTCCCTTGGGATCACCTTTACCTTGTATGGTGATGGTGGGGAACAAGAAAGGATTATGCCTTTTGATGTCATTCCTCGTATTGTTCCAAGTGAAGAATGGGTCAGTATGGAAAAAGGACTGAAACAAAGAATCCAAGCACTTAACTTATTTTTAAGAGATATTTATGGCGAAGGAAAAATTCTAAAAGATAAAATCATTCCTCGTGATTTGATTGAGTCAAGTTCTGGATATCTCAAACAATGTATCGGTCTAAAACCTCCCAAAGATATTTGGATTCATATTACGGGAACTGACTTAGTGCGAGATGGTGCTGGTGCCTTCCATGTGTTAGAGGATAATTTACGTTGCCCGTCTGGTGTTTCTTATGTATTGGAAAATCGTGAGGTGATGAAACGAACCTTTCCTGAACTATTCGAAAAGTTAAACATCCGCCAAGTTTATGATTATCCTTATCACTTAAGATCGATGTTGGAGAATCTAACAGACGTAGTTGATCCAGTGATTGCTGTTTGGACTCCTGGTGTTTTTAACTCTGCTTATTATGAACATAGTTTTTTGGCTCAAAAGATGGGAGTGTATCTTGTTGAAGGATCCGATCTTATCGTAGAAAATCATAAAGTTTATATGAAAACTACGAAAGGACTTCGTAAAGTGGATGTGATTTATCGAAGGATCGATGATACCTTTATGGATCAGTCAAGTTTTAGACCGGACTCTTTACTTGGTGTGAAAGGAATTTTTGAAGCATTCAAAAGAGGTAACGTTGCACTTGCCAATGCTCCCGGCACTGGTGTTGCTGATGATAAAGTAATTTATTCTTATGTTCCTAAGATCATTAAATACTACTTAGGTGAGGAGCCAATCATCCCGAATGTTCCTACTTACCTTTGTTCCGAAGAGTCGGATTTAAAATTTGTTTTGGAAAACATTCATAACTTGGTTGTGAAAGCTGCCAATGGTGCCGGTGGTTACGGAATGATTATTGGGCCAAAAGCCACAAAACAAGAACAAGAAGATTTTAAGGAACTGATCAAAGCAGATCCGAGAAATTATATTGCTCAACCGGTTTTAAATCTATCTACGGTTCCGACACTGATAGCCGATAAAATTGAATCAAGACACGTTGATTTAAGGCCGTTCATTTTGTACGGTAAAGATATCTATGTAATGCCGGGTGGGTTAACTCGTGTTGCGCTTCGCAAAGGATCTCTTGTGGTCAATTCATCCCAGGGAGGCGGTTCAAAAGACACCTGGGTTCTAGGATAA
- a CDS encoding YqgE/AlgH family protein yields the protein MPDSTRGKLLISNSSVIQDFFHKSVVLMVDHDDDGAFGLVLNKPTDQTMESLIKNLPDTVYSNKQVFSGGPVDNMFVSILHNGKQTEDPGVEIVPGIYMARSFDTMIEVLSSDQIQFRVLQGYAGWSSGQLESEFERLSWVVSDQVDESIIFREDDSEVVWREALRSKGGIYKYFVDHTKDPSLN from the coding sequence ATCCCTGACTCAACTCGAGGAAAGTTACTCATTTCCAATTCCAGTGTGATTCAGGATTTTTTTCATAAATCCGTTGTCCTTATGGTCGATCATGACGACGACGGTGCCTTTGGACTGGTTTTAAACAAACCCACCGACCAAACCATGGAATCACTTATCAAAAATCTTCCTGATACCGTTTATTCCAATAAACAGGTTTTTTCTGGTGGGCCAGTGGACAATATGTTCGTATCCATTCTTCATAATGGGAAACAAACAGAAGATCCGGGAGTAGAAATTGTTCCAGGGATTTATATGGCGCGAAGTTTTGATACGATGATTGAAGTTCTTTCTTCCGATCAAATTCAGTTTCGTGTTTTGCAAGGATATGCTGGTTGGTCTTCCGGCCAATTGGAAAGCGAATTTGAAAGATTGTCTTGGGTAGTTTCGGACCAAGTAGATGAATCCATTATTTTTCGCGAAGATGATTCTGAAGTTGTATGGCGAGAAGCACTTCGAAGCAAAGGTGGAATCTACAAATACTTTGTTGACCACACAAAAGATCCATCTCTCAATTGA
- the hrcA gene encoding heat-inducible transcriptional repressor HrcA: MDLSPRHRSILKALVEEFVSDNKPVGSKTLSEKYDIGVSPATIRSCLAELEEMGFIVARHTSGGRVPTERGYRLYVDSLVTLFELTMREKQRIQEEYLRMQFRLDQVLIATSKVLASLSQSASVVLGPEGSLDTLKHIELIHVNGGEVLMILVMRSGTVLNRNIFFDYHISQETLYQISRYLNDNVKGFDVHEIQSNLIPQMMMKKEGPEGFSQFAPSIARAMGSDNQSVDNLYIDGLKNLYENFKDEEEQLENILHLFDEKQFLKEFFSDYVPMDGVYTIIGKDGNAKLGGVTIITTNYRMGEKRIGSMGIIGPQRMNYNKALPLIEFTSKLVSEMITKLSR; this comes from the coding sequence ATGGATCTATCCCCTAGACATCGTTCTATTTTGAAAGCTTTGGTTGAGGAATTTGTATCAGACAACAAACCGGTCGGATCCAAAACCCTTTCTGAAAAATACGATATCGGTGTTTCTCCCGCAACCATTCGCTCTTGTTTGGCGGAGCTTGAAGAGATGGGTTTCATCGTGGCAAGGCATACTTCGGGAGGTCGGGTTCCCACAGAACGCGGCTATCGTCTGTATGTGGATAGTTTGGTGACTCTTTTTGAACTCACCATGCGAGAAAAACAAAGGATCCAAGAAGAGTATCTTCGGATGCAATTTCGATTGGATCAGGTTCTCATTGCAACATCCAAAGTTTTGGCTTCGCTTTCGCAATCGGCAAGTGTGGTTCTCGGGCCAGAAGGGTCTCTCGACACACTCAAACACATTGAACTCATCCATGTAAACGGTGGAGAGGTTCTTATGATCCTTGTGATGCGGTCAGGTACTGTGCTCAATCGGAATATTTTTTTCGATTACCACATCTCTCAAGAGACCTTGTACCAAATTTCAAGGTATTTGAATGATAACGTCAAAGGTTTTGATGTTCATGAAATTCAAAGTAATCTGATTCCTCAGATGATGATGAAAAAGGAAGGTCCAGAAGGATTTTCACAATTTGCACCATCCATTGCGAGAGCAATGGGATCAGACAATCAATCGGTAGATAATTTATACATCGATGGATTGAAAAACTTATACGAAAACTTTAAGGATGAAGAGGAACAATTAGAAAACATCCTGCATCTATTTGATGAAAAACAGTTCCTCAAAGAGTTTTTTAGCGATTATGTTCCGATGGATGGAGTTTATACCATCATTGGAAAAGACGGTAATGCAAAGTTAGGTGGTGTTACCATCATTACCACGAATTACCGAATGGGTGAAAAGAGGATTGGTTCCATGGGAATCATTGGTCCTCAGAGGATGAATTACAACAAGGCATTACCTTTGATTGAGTTCACCTCGAAGTTAGTTTCAGAAATGATTACGAAATTGAGTAGATAG